One Mangifera indica cultivar Alphonso chromosome 4, CATAS_Mindica_2.1, whole genome shotgun sequence genomic region harbors:
- the LOC123213810 gene encoding uncharacterized protein LOC123213810, giving the protein MAQSFTCQKPSFRQTVKHFSHQHPLRPFEPKDQDEIICSGCELDLLISSSSAYRCTKSNCDYFLHKSCFELPRELQHKFHPAHPLILLSSPAYDCGRFICNACDDYGTAFNYHCPTCKYDLHVACSKLPHTLNVEHDDHPLALFSSSSCDRGIETFVCDNCNCIVRKTRWVYYCPDCDYGMDICCASANSTKETSTDSSSLANRCAKSICGFLYKSCLKLPQELQHEMHPDHPLALLSTPAYASGGFRCNACDETGNRFNYHCSICNYDLHIACSKLPPTIKLEDHEHPLALVDSSRFDDLICDICDGVIRKNIWFYGCTDENCDYGAEVGCVTAVVADEESREKPNCTQESIKYSLSQVENQLRMLQVQNETKFQTETKIISDIRKNMANLIN; this is encoded by the coding sequence atggCTCAATCATTCACCTGCCAAAAGCCCTCCTTCAGACAAACTGTGAAACATTTCAGCCATCAACATCCCCTGCGTCCATTTGAACCCAAAGATCAAGATGAAATTATTTGTTCTGGTTGCGAGCTCGATCTTctgatttcatcttcatctgctTACAGATGCACAAAGTCCAACTGCGATTACTTCCTTCACAAGTCATGCTTTGAACTCCCACGTGAACTTCAACACAAATTCCACCCTGCTCACCCTCTCATTCTGCTTTCTTCTCCAGCTTATGACTGCGGGAGATTCATTTGCAATGCTTGTGATGATTATGGTACTGCTTTTAACTATCACTGCCCCACTTGTAAGTATGATCTTCATGTTGCTTGTTCTAAGTTGCCTCATACTCTGAATGTTGAACATGATGATCACCCACTAGCTCTCTTCAGCTCATCTTCTTGCGATAGAGGCATCGAAACATTTGTCTGTGATAACTGTAATTGCATTGTTAGGAAGACCCGTTGGGTTTACTACTGTCCGGATTGTGATTATGGTATGGATATATGTTGTGCAAGTGCAAATTCTACAAAAGAAACATCAACTGATTCATCATCATTAGCCAACAGATGTGCTAAGTCCATTTGTGGGTTCTTATACAAGTCATGCTTGAAATTGCCACAGGAGCTTCAACATGAAATGCACCCTGATCATCCTCTTGCTCTACTTTCAACTCCAGCTTATGCCAGTGGAGGATTCAGATGCAATGCTTGTGATGAAACTGGGAATCGTTTTAATTATCACTGCTCCATTTGCAACTACGATCTTCATATTGCCTGTTCTAAGCTGCCTCCGACTATTAAGCTTGAAGATCATGAGCACCCGCTTGCTCTCGTCGATTCCTCCagatttgatgatttaatttGTGATATCTGTGATGGCGTTATACGCAAGAATATTTGGTTCTATGGCTGTACTGATGAAAATTGTGATTATGGTGCAGAAGTAGGATGTGTAACCGCAGTAGTAGCGGATGAAGAATCAAGAGAAAAACCCAACTGCACGCAAGAGTCGATCAAGTATTCCTTATCACAAGTTGAAAACCAATTAAGAATGCTTCAGGTTCAGAATGAAACCAAATTCCAAactgaaacaaaaataatcagTGACATTAGGAAGAATATGGCCAACTTAATCAATTAA